One Vicugna pacos chromosome X, VicPac4, whole genome shotgun sequence DNA window includes the following coding sequences:
- the KLHL34 gene encoding kelch-like protein 34 has protein sequence MSYFLSYCKAHGGALLTGYQALRAEGFLCDVTLEAEGSEFPAHRSLLACSSDYFRALFKSHTRESRARVIHLHVPSAAGLQRLLDFIYTAWLPLSMDTVEDTLEAASYLQVTEALGLCGRYLERQLAPENCCFAANMAARFGLAHTLDAAERCIVRHLRELLARGAGPAGLLELNPASLRAVLGAPDVARVPEAWLLGLALAWLRQEPEAERLTHCAALLERVRFGLVPTDVLRRVYSGSGLTLPTRVKGLIIQALNYHTAPSRQPLMQGEQTSVRSPQTRILLVGGRRGREAVTEEVVVPREAVRGRGAAAAPEEEEEEEEEQMEEEEEEEEWELTQDVVAFDVYNHRWRSLTRLPVPLLGHSVCVAGNFLFVLGGESPSGDASSPLTDSPPAVTAQVHRYDPRFHAWTAVPAMREARAHFWCGAVGEGLLAVGGLGTGGEALASVEMYDLRRDRWTAAGALPRALHGHAGAVGDRGVVYISGGKAGRGEGGASSLRDVFALGPGEQAWSKRAPMGTARFGHHMAALRGAVFAFLGRYEPFSEIERYDPGTDQWTRLRPLPYDRFCYGLAVVEETVLLLGGLKWRDSRQVPTRNVVGYDLDLDRWEDIGCALPWAWSGLQCAVLQLAEGGDEEREEEPGEAPDLVLGLIG, from the coding sequence ATGAGTTACTTCCTGTCTTACTGCAAAGCTCATGGCGGCGCGCTGCTTACCGGCTACCAGGCCCTGCGCGCCGAGGGCTTTCTGTGTGACGTGACCCTGGAGGCCGAGGGCAGCGAGTTTCCGGCGCACAGGTCGCTCCTCGCGTGTTCCAGCGACTACTTTAGGGCCTTGTTCAAGAGCCACACCAGGGAGTCCCGGGCGCGCGTGATCCACCTGCATGTGCCCTCGGCGGCCGGCCTGCAGCGCTTGCTAGACTTCATCTACACCGCCTGGCTGCCGCTCTCCATGGACACCGTGGAGGACACGCTGGAGGCCGCCAGCTACCTGCAGGTCACTGAGGCCCTAGGGCTGTGCGGCCGCTACCTGGAGCGCCAGCTGGCCCCGGAGAACTGCTGCTTTGCCGCCAATATGGCGGCGCGCTTCGGCCTGGCGCACACGTTGGACGCGGCAGAACGCTGCATCGTGCGCCACCTGAGGGAGTTGCTGGCGCGCGGCGCGGGCCCTGCAGGGCTGCTGGAGCTCAATCCCGCGTCTCTCAGGGCCGTGCTGGGTGCCCCCGACGTGGCGCGGGTGCCTGAGgcctggctgctgggcctggCGCTAGCCTGGTTGCGGCAGGAGCCCGAGGCCGAACGCCTGACCCACTGCGCCGCGCTGCTCGAGCGCGTCCGCTTCGGCCTGGTGCCCACCGACGTGCTTCGGCGGGTGTACTCGGGCTCCGGCCTCACGCTGCCCACCCGTGTCAAAGGCCTCATCATTCAGGCCCTCAACTACCACACGGCGCCCTCCCGCCAGCCGCTCATGCAGGGCGAGCAGACCAGCGTCCGGAGCCCCCAAACCCGCATCTTGTTGGTTGGGGGGCGCAGGGGGCGGGAGGCGGTGACAGAGGAGGTCGTGGTCCCCCGGGAGGCAGTCAGGGGCAGGGGCGctgcggcggcgcccgaggaagaggaggaggaggaagaggagcagatggaagaggaggaggaggaggaggagtgggagcTCACCCAGGACGTGGTAGCATTTGACGTGTACAACCACCGCTGGCGCAGCCTCACACGACTGCCCGTTCCGCTACTGGGGCACAGCGTGTGCGTCGCAGGCAACTTCCTGTTCGTCCTGGGCGGGGAGAGCCCGTCGGGCGACGCCTCCTCCCCGCTAACCGACAGCCCGCCGGCTGTCACAGCACAAGTGCACCGTTACGACCCGCGCTTCCACGCTTGGACAGCGGTGCCGGCTATGCGGGAAGCGCGGGCCCATTTCTGGTGCGGCGCCGTGGGCGAGGGGCTCCTGGCTGTCGGGGGCCTGGGTACGGGCGGCGAAGCGCTGGCTTCGGTGGAGATGTACGACCTGCGCCGGGACCGCTGGACGGCAGCCGGGGCACTGCCGCGGGCGCTGCACGGCCACGCGGGAGCCGTCGGGGATCGCGGCGTCGTGTACATCTCGGGGGGCAAGGCGGGGAGAGGCGAGGGCGGCGCGAGCAGCCTCCGAGACGTGTTCGCCCTGGGCCCCGGGGAGCAAGCGTGGAGCAAGAGGGCGCCCATGGGCACGGCCCGCTTCGGGCACCACATGGCGGCACTGCGCGGCGCGGTGTTCGCCTTTCTGGGGCGCTACGAGCCGTTCTCCGAGATCGAGCGCTACGATCCCGGCACCGACCAGTGGACTCGGCTGCGGCCGCTACCCTACGACCGCTTCTGCTACGGGCTGGCGGTGGTAGAGGAGACCGTACTGCTGCTGGGCGGCCTTAAGTGGCGGGACTCACGCCAGGTGCCTACCCGCAACGTGGTGGGCTATGACCTCGACCTGGACCGCTGGGAGGACATTGGCTGCGCGTTGCCCTGGGCCTGGAGCGGCCTGCAGTGCGCAGTGCTGCAGCTGGCCGAGGGTGGGGacgaggagagggaggaagagcctGGAGAGGCTCCAGATTTAGTGCTGGGCTTAATAGGTTAG